One Candidatus Berkelbacteria bacterium genomic region harbors:
- a CDS encoding SDR family NAD(P)-dependent oxidoreductase, producing MSSLGGANVLITGGNGFIGSHLVKRLAGEGAAVHVLSRSDENIRGMENVIFHKADIRDYEVVKNAVNEAEPEKIFHLAAIVNVSREMKDMKPVMETKINGTLNLLNALDGTDYDCFINTGTCEEYGSNPPPFREDMPPRPISHYSAANASVTSICRMLYETNGLPILTLRQFTCYGPGQKTGMLIPYVISSALSGDDIRLTKGEQKRDFNYVDDAVESFMKASSEKRAIGEVINVGTGESRRIMDVVASILSITKSSAKPLFGAVPYRKPEIWEIRANITKAERILGWKPVTGMEDGLKKTVEWYRKSIPS from the coding sequence ATGTCATCGCTCGGCGGCGCCAATGTTCTCATAACAGGCGGAAACGGCTTCATAGGCTCGCATCTTGTGAAAAGGCTTGCCGGCGAAGGCGCCGCTGTTCATGTTCTTTCCAGAAGCGATGAAAATATCAGGGGTATGGAAAATGTCATATTCCATAAAGCCGACATCAGGGATTACGAGGTCGTCAAAAACGCCGTAAACGAGGCGGAGCCGGAAAAAATCTTCCATCTCGCGGCCATAGTGAATGTCAGCAGGGAAATGAAGGACATGAAGCCCGTGATGGAAACGAAAATAAACGGGACGCTGAACCTGCTGAATGCCCTTGACGGCACCGATTACGACTGCTTTATCAACACTGGAACGTGCGAGGAATACGGCTCCAATCCACCGCCCTTCAGGGAGGACATGCCGCCAAGGCCGATATCCCACTATTCGGCCGCCAATGCATCGGTGACTTCCATATGCAGGATGCTGTACGAGACGAACGGCCTGCCGATTCTTACTCTGCGGCAGTTCACATGCTACGGACCTGGCCAGAAGACTGGAATGCTGATACCCTATGTCATAAGCTCCGCATTGTCCGGAGACGACATCAGGCTGACGAAGGGAGAGCAGAAAAGGGATTTCAACTACGTGGATGACGCCGTCGAATCTTTCATGAAGGCCTCGTCAGAGAAGCGTGCCATAGGTGAGGTGATAAACGTAGGAACCGGTGAGAGCCGGAGAATAATGGATGTCGTGGCGTCGATACTTTCCATTACAAAGAGTTCCGCGAAGCCGCTGTTCGGGGCCGTTCCGTACAGGAAGCCTGAGATATGGGAAATAAGGGCCAACATCACGAAGGCGGAGCGCATTCTGGGATGGAAACCTGTAACCGGCATGGAAGACGGGCTGAAAAAGACCGTAGAATGGTACAGGAAATCTATTCCTTCGTGA
- a CDS encoding NTP transferase domain-containing protein, protein MDVVILCGGRGTRLAEKTSVMPKPLVPIGDRPILWHIMKMYSHYGYKRFVLPLGYMGHEIKRFFVEYPWISGDFELDMHSVSVPKPREDWSVALVDTGVDSKTQKRLHLVKEHIKTDRFMLTYGDGVADIDIGDLVRRHEYLKKTYGVMGTVTLHTPKSKFGVVDIEKDLATAFREKPDADKFVNIGFMVLEKGVFDHMDGSDVMLETSLLPKLAAEGRIGFYHHQNFWGCMDTYGDYMHLNEMWKNERPWKVWKD, encoded by the coding sequence ATGGACGTTGTAATACTCTGCGGAGGCCGCGGAACACGGCTTGCTGAAAAGACTTCTGTGATGCCGAAGCCGCTAGTCCCGATAGGGGACAGACCAATATTGTGGCATATAATGAAGATGTATTCCCACTACGGCTACAAGAGGTTCGTTCTCCCGCTGGGTTATATGGGACATGAGATAAAGAGGTTCTTCGTAGAATATCCGTGGATAAGCGGAGACTTCGAGCTTGATATGCATTCCGTGTCGGTGCCGAAGCCAAGGGAAGACTGGTCTGTGGCGCTTGTCGACACCGGAGTCGACTCGAAGACGCAGAAAAGACTGCATCTGGTGAAGGAGCACATAAAAACCGACAGGTTCATGCTAACGTACGGGGATGGTGTCGCCGACATAGACATCGGAGACTTGGTCAGAAGGCATGAATACCTGAAAAAAACTTACGGTGTCATGGGAACGGTAACCCTCCACACCCCGAAGTCGAAGTTCGGCGTGGTCGACATAGAAAAAGACCTTGCCACGGCATTCAGGGAAAAGCCAGATGCCGACAAGTTCGTGAATATAGGATTCATGGTCCTTGAAAAAGGCGTCTTTGACCATATGGACGGCTCGGATGTGATGCTTGAAACATCGCTGCTGCCGAAGCTGGCGGCTGAAGGCAGGATAGGATTTTATCATCATCAAAATTTCTGGGGTTGTATGGACACCTACGGGGACTACATGCACCTGAACGAGATGTGGAAAAACGAAAGGCCGTGGAAGGTATGGAAGGACTAG
- a CDS encoding glycosyltransferase — translation MKPLVSICIPNYNGEKYIRHAIESALAQTYRRTEIIVVDNASTDGSWNIIKSFRRIKKFRHKANMGYDRNLNACIELAKGKYVKVLHSDDLLEKDAVKMQVEAMESAPTAGFVYSPVKLIDENGDFIGNFSAGDAALVVPGKQKLAELLNGNHIMFPSVMIRAECLRKVGLFDGEIPYCNDWDMWLRISMKYDVAYISSVSASYRVYSQSGGTVRYETSDISGFQMYRCLTKTLSAISDESILKNGRRYYKNLAMEQISRGLSLIKTGRKSHGRRYVLAASSIHDGFLFRLSVYAIYLLTYAGMSGIILRLGKIK, via the coding sequence ATGAAGCCTCTCGTGAGCATATGCATACCGAATTACAATGGAGAAAAATACATAAGGCATGCCATAGAGAGCGCCCTAGCGCAGACATATCGCAGGACGGAAATCATCGTAGTGGACAATGCTTCCACCGACGGCTCGTGGAATATAATAAAATCCTTCAGAAGGATAAAAAAATTCAGGCATAAGGCCAACATGGGGTACGACAGGAACCTCAACGCATGCATAGAGCTTGCGAAAGGAAAATACGTGAAGGTTCTGCATTCCGACGACCTGCTGGAAAAGGATGCCGTGAAAATGCAGGTGGAAGCGATGGAAAGCGCGCCGACAGCCGGCTTCGTATACAGCCCGGTGAAGCTGATTGATGAAAATGGGGATTTCATCGGGAATTTCTCCGCCGGAGACGCCGCCCTCGTGGTGCCTGGAAAGCAGAAACTGGCCGAGCTCCTCAACGGCAACCATATAATGTTCCCTTCTGTCATGATAAGGGCCGAATGCCTCAGGAAGGTCGGTTTGTTTGACGGCGAAATCCCTTATTGCAACGACTGGGACATGTGGCTCAGGATATCCATGAAATATGACGTCGCGTACATCAGCAGTGTTTCCGCATCATACAGGGTATACAGCCAGAGCGGCGGCACCGTCAGATACGAAACTTCAGATATTTCAGGCTTCCAGATGTACAGGTGCCTGACAAAGACCCTCTCCGCGATAAGCGACGAATCTATCCTGAAAAACGGTAGGAGGTACTACAAGAATCTTGCAATGGAGCAGATATCAAGGGGACTTTCCCTGATAAAGACTGGGAGAAAATCCCACGGGAGGAGATACGTCCTGGCAGCTTCTTCTATCCATGACGGCTTCCTGTTCAGGCTGTCCGTCTACGCCATATATCTTCTGACCTATGCAGGCATGAGCGGAATCATTCTCAGGCTTGGAAAAATCAAGTAG
- a CDS encoding NAD-dependent epimerase/dehydratase family protein: MEGLDFWKGKKVLVTGATGFIGSHIASALCRTADVTVLERDRTKNSFLALSGNMEHVNIARGELESMDTVMRVLAEYEIDTVFHIGAQPIVEISKIEPRKTFESNIEGTWNVLEACRLVSYESRKLRRIVVASSDKSYGSQAPPYTEDMPLGGGSPYDVSKACADLISQSYRKNYALPICISRLGNVFGPGDTNFSRIVPGTIKSIIEGGDVEIRSDGSLVREYFFVKDAVSAYLTLAENMHRKDVLGEAFNFSSGEKMSVLDVVKRISDFMGYKGQPKILNSARNEIQTQFLSTEKARHILGWSPSFSFSGALPETVEWYKALLGG; the protein is encoded by the coding sequence ATGGAAGGACTAGATTTCTGGAAGGGTAAAAAAGTGCTTGTAACGGGAGCCACCGGGTTCATAGGCTCCCATATAGCTTCGGCTCTGTGCAGAACAGCTGATGTCACGGTGCTGGAAAGGGATAGAACAAAGAATTCTTTTCTCGCTCTGTCGGGAAACATGGAACACGTCAACATAGCGAGGGGCGAGCTTGAAAGCATGGATACCGTGATGCGCGTCCTTGCCGAGTACGAGATAGACACTGTCTTCCATATAGGCGCCCAGCCGATAGTGGAAATATCCAAAATAGAGCCCAGGAAGACCTTCGAATCAAACATAGAAGGGACATGGAACGTGCTGGAAGCCTGCCGCCTCGTTTCGTACGAAAGCAGGAAGCTCCGGAGGATAGTCGTTGCATCAAGCGACAAGTCATACGGCAGCCAGGCGCCGCCTTACACCGAGGACATGCCTCTCGGGGGCGGGTCCCCATACGACGTGTCGAAGGCGTGCGCAGACCTCATATCTCAGTCATACAGGAAAAACTACGCCCTGCCGATATGCATCTCCCGCCTGGGAAACGTTTTCGGCCCGGGCGACACCAACTTCAGCCGCATCGTGCCGGGAACGATAAAGTCTATAATCGAAGGCGGCGACGTGGAAATAAGAAGCGACGGCTCGCTGGTCAGGGAATATTTCTTTGTGAAGGATGCCGTCTCCGCTTACCTGACGCTTGCAGAGAACATGCACAGGAAAGATGTACTGGGCGAAGCCTTCAATTTCAGCAGCGGCGAAAAAATGTCAGTTCTTGACGTGGTGAAAAGGATTTCGGACTTCATGGGATACAAGGGGCAGCCGAAAATACTCAACTCGGCAAGGAACGAGATACAGACGCAGTTCCTGTCAACTGAAAAGGCAAGGCACATCCTAGGATGGTCGCCTTCGTTCTCATTTTCCGGCGCTTTGCCGGAAACCGTGGAATGGTACAAGGCACTCCTGGGTGGTTAA
- a CDS encoding NAD(P)-dependent oxidoreductase, whose translation MRILVTGGSGFVGRNVVEHFGRKHEVLAPTHKELDLLEENKVRDFFRQNEIDAVIHTAIKPGNRNTKETSNRFYSNVRMFFNIMRNSDRFGKMIFASSGAIYDMRYPILKVTEDFAGERVPADDLGFSKYIISKHIDHLPNVTELRIFGVFGKHEDYEIRFISNAICRALLGLPIAIKQNRVFSYVYISDLMKVMEHFIKKDGEYSSYNVTDGLPMELLAIAKKVSDITGRDAGINIKYEGMGIEYSGNNSRLVKETGIGFIKIGDAIKNLVEWYEENIGRIDRDLLLMDEKNRWEQI comes from the coding sequence ATGCGTATACTCGTGACTGGCGGAAGCGGATTCGTAGGCAGAAATGTGGTGGAACATTTCGGAAGAAAGCACGAAGTTCTGGCACCCACGCACAAAGAGCTGGATCTTCTTGAGGAAAACAAGGTAAGGGATTTCTTCAGGCAGAACGAAATAGACGCCGTAATCCACACGGCAATCAAGCCGGGTAACAGGAATACAAAAGAGACTTCCAACCGGTTTTACAGCAACGTCAGGATGTTCTTCAACATAATGCGCAATTCCGACAGGTTCGGCAAGATGATATTCGCAAGTTCAGGCGCCATTTATGACATGAGATATCCGATACTGAAAGTGACGGAGGATTTCGCCGGCGAACGCGTCCCGGCCGATGACCTGGGCTTTTCCAAGTATATAATATCAAAACACATCGACCACTTGCCAAACGTGACGGAGCTCAGGATTTTCGGCGTTTTCGGGAAGCATGAAGACTATGAAATAAGGTTTATTTCAAATGCAATTTGCAGGGCGCTTCTTGGCTTGCCGATAGCAATAAAGCAGAACAGGGTTTTCAGCTATGTTTATATCAGCGACCTGATGAAAGTGATGGAACATTTCATTAAAAAAGACGGCGAATACAGCTCATACAATGTCACGGACGGGCTCCCTATGGAGCTTTTGGCCATAGCGAAAAAGGTATCCGATATAACGGGAAGGGATGCAGGCATAAATATAAAGTATGAAGGCATGGGAATTGAGTACAGCGGAAACAATTCGCGCCTGGTGAAAGAAACCGGCATAGGATTCATAAAAATCGGCGATGCAATAAAGAACCTTGTTGAATGGTATGAGGAAAACATAGGCCGGATAGACAGGGACCTGCTGCTCATGGATGAAAAGAACAGGTGGGAACAGATATGA
- a CDS encoding class I SAM-dependent methyltransferase: MEPKPIATPKLHERVMNIFLKDGIPRKAAILDAGCGEGALLNELRKMGYKNLHGTDIEKEKFSADGVEFKKANLNEKIPFNDNSFDFVFSIENLEHLDSPYTAIKEFHRVLRKGGKAIISTPNPNNWYQKLYFLATGGFHGFFAGEPGKKVHVTPIFLWYLKKLIHGMFEIEEVHYHRPMIPFFRFEMPFKNSFFCEGYIVKCRKI, from the coding sequence ATGGAACCGAAGCCCATCGCCACACCGAAACTTCATGAAAGGGTCATGAATATTTTCCTGAAAGACGGCATACCAAGAAAAGCAGCTATATTAGATGCAGGTTGCGGCGAGGGCGCGCTCCTCAATGAGCTGCGGAAGATGGGATACAAGAACCTTCACGGAACAGACATAGAGAAGGAAAAATTCTCTGCCGATGGCGTAGAATTCAAGAAAGCAAACCTAAACGAGAAAATACCTTTCAATGACAATTCATTCGACTTCGTATTTTCAATAGAGAACCTGGAGCACCTTGACAGCCCGTACACCGCTATAAAGGAGTTTCACAGGGTGCTCAGGAAAGGCGGGAAAGCCATAATTTCAACCCCGAACCCGAACAACTGGTACCAGAAGCTTTATTTTCTCGCGACAGGCGGCTTCCACGGCTTCTTTGCCGGCGAACCCGGAAAGAAAGTTCATGTCACGCCAATTTTCCTGTGGTATCTCAAGAAGCTCATTCACGGCATGTTTGAGATAGAAGAAGTGCATTACCACAGGCCCATGATTCCATTCTTTAGGTTCGAGATGCCATTCAAGAACAGTTTCTTCTGCGAAGGCTATATAGTGAAATGCAGAAAAATCTAG
- the rfbH gene encoding lipopolysaccharide biosynthesis protein RfbH, whose product MEKELREEIRKKVAEYYNEVLTKKQSHKIPASGKVFDEKEMVNAVDAVLDGVWTHGRFAVAFEKAISSFLGAKHCVITNSGSSANLLAASVLFSHEVENRIRKGDEIITAAAGFPTTANPVIQNGGIPVFVDIKEDTYNIDESLVEDAITDKTKAIMTAHTLGNPFNLDKIMSICKKHGLFLIEDCCDALGSKYRGKYVSTFGDLATFSFYPAHHITMGEGGAVVMNSDILEKCAESIRDWGRDCWCMPGVDNTCGKRFSWKLGGLPEGYDHKYTYSRLGYNLKATDMQAAIGLAQLGKLPSFIEARKRNSGALRSALSEFDCLAFAESEPGAEPSWFGFIIRLKEGCGFSREQLTGFLEKNGIVTRLVFAGNLTKQPYLFSGNIDYRISGSLEKSDIAMKNTFWIGVWPGITEHDISYIYETFRKFMGGAR is encoded by the coding sequence ATGGAGAAAGAACTCAGGGAGGAAATAAGGAAGAAGGTTGCAGAATACTACAATGAAGTCCTGACGAAAAAACAGAGTCACAAGATACCTGCGTCAGGAAAAGTCTTTGACGAGAAAGAAATGGTGAATGCCGTTGACGCCGTTCTGGACGGCGTGTGGACTCACGGAAGGTTTGCTGTTGCATTTGAAAAGGCTATATCGTCGTTTCTTGGCGCAAAGCACTGCGTCATAACAAATTCAGGCTCATCGGCCAATCTTCTCGCGGCCTCTGTCCTGTTCTCCCATGAGGTGGAAAACCGCATCAGGAAGGGGGATGAAATAATCACGGCCGCGGCCGGTTTCCCGACGACGGCAAATCCTGTAATACAAAATGGCGGCATTCCGGTATTTGTCGACATAAAGGAAGATACATACAACATAGACGAAAGTCTTGTGGAAGATGCCATAACCGACAAAACTAAAGCCATAATGACGGCACATACCCTGGGAAATCCTTTCAACCTGGATAAAATCATGTCCATATGCAAAAAACATGGCCTGTTTCTTATAGAGGACTGCTGCGATGCCCTGGGCTCAAAATACAGGGGTAAATACGTGTCAACGTTCGGCGACTTGGCGACTTTCAGCTTTTATCCGGCCCATCATATAACAATGGGTGAGGGAGGGGCGGTTGTCATGAACTCCGACATCCTTGAGAAGTGCGCCGAATCCATAAGGGACTGGGGAAGGGACTGCTGGTGCATGCCTGGCGTGGACAACACGTGCGGAAAGCGCTTCTCCTGGAAGCTCGGCGGGCTTCCAGAAGGATATGACCACAAATATACGTATTCCAGGCTCGGATACAACCTCAAGGCGACTGATATGCAGGCTGCCATAGGCCTTGCCCAGCTAGGCAAGCTCCCTTCGTTCATCGAGGCCAGGAAAAGGAATTCTGGCGCTCTCAGGTCGGCGCTTTCCGAGTTCGACTGCCTTGCATTCGCTGAAAGCGAGCCTGGCGCGGAGCCGTCATGGTTCGGGTTCATCATAAGGCTGAAAGAGGGTTGCGGCTTCAGCAGGGAGCAGCTGACAGGCTTCTTGGAAAAAAACGGGATAGTGACGCGGCTCGTATTCGCCGGAAACCTGACAAAACAGCCATATTTATTCAGCGGAAACATTGATTACAGAATCTCCGGAAGCCTGGAAAAGTCTGACATCGCAATGAAGAACACATTCTGGATAGGCGTCTGGCCCGGTATTACCGAACATGACATAAGCTATATATATGAGACGTTCAGGAAATTTATGGGTGGTGCAAGATGA
- a CDS encoding glycosyltransferase family 39 protein, whose product MDLRGKEIWIVVAAYILVNSSIYLNIGFTPDESNYIFTSEKMLEGYAPYKDYSTDVKPPLNYYVFSVLAYSGQILQLIRLLAISMNAAAALMIYMTAARMYGNRTALAAASIFLFIFTMPSFFGYAVNGDRLMILFSVASLFFFTGERKAKYIAASGMLAGLALLSKQTAVMLVLFYFICFAIERKNIAARIKPAALMAASLLIPLIIVAAHFILMGAFAEMLNWTTSEALNIRKDDTWLSEPSKFMSLETLYNFSVMSPILFLAAAFFIAFLLDRKRDMGSDMFFVIMLAVTSYPFVAVLKYMSLMAIPLSVLSARMVQRAMQAKIDGLYTKILVIFPIALIFAFSLGLNSYSVYRLHSVSSDYYTHMEDVSSYLKNAMEEGEMLYVFGYNPTIYHLSDRDPPPGMYYLYPYKEHVNDMEQARTVEILRSSSVKTAVVDNTQQSRYFNPITYKYLESEYRKRVSFGPFDVLTKE is encoded by the coding sequence ATGGACCTGAGGGGCAAGGAGATATGGATTGTCGTTGCTGCATACATCCTTGTAAACAGCTCGATATACCTGAATATAGGGTTTACCCCGGACGAAAGCAACTATATCTTCACTTCCGAAAAAATGCTCGAAGGCTATGCCCCTTACAAGGATTATTCAACTGACGTAAAACCTCCGCTCAACTACTATGTCTTTTCCGTTTTAGCCTATTCAGGCCAGATTCTGCAGCTCATAAGGCTGCTGGCAATCTCCATGAATGCGGCCGCCGCCTTGATGATATACATGACAGCTGCAAGGATGTACGGCAATAGAACGGCTCTGGCGGCGGCGTCAATATTCCTTTTCATATTCACGATGCCCTCGTTTTTCGGATATGCTGTCAACGGGGACAGGCTTATGATACTGTTTTCCGTCGCATCCCTGTTCTTTTTCACCGGAGAGAGGAAAGCAAAATACATAGCCGCATCCGGAATGCTTGCCGGCCTGGCCCTGCTTTCGAAACAGACGGCCGTGATGCTTGTTCTGTTCTATTTCATATGTTTTGCCATCGAGAGAAAAAACATAGCCGCCAGAATAAAGCCGGCAGCGCTCATGGCTGCCTCCTTGCTTATACCGCTCATCATTGTTGCAGCGCATTTCATTCTCATGGGGGCCTTCGCCGAGATGCTCAACTGGACCACCTCGGAGGCGCTTAACATAAGAAAGGATGATACGTGGCTGAGCGAGCCGTCCAAATTCATGTCGCTGGAAACCCTGTACAACTTCTCCGTCATGTCGCCGATCCTTTTCCTTGCCGCAGCATTTTTCATAGCTTTCCTTCTGGACAGGAAAAGGGACATGGGCAGCGACATGTTTTTCGTCATCATGCTCGCTGTAACGTCTTACCCGTTCGTTGCTGTTCTCAAGTACATGAGCCTTATGGCAATACCGCTTTCAGTCCTGTCTGCAAGGATGGTTCAGAGGGCAATGCAGGCTAAGATAGACGGATTATACACAAAAATACTCGTCATCTTCCCGATAGCTTTGATATTTGCATTTTCGCTGGGGCTCAATTCATACAGCGTCTACAGGCTGCATAGCGTGTCGTCGGATTACTACACGCATATGGAGGACGTGTCGTCTTACCTGAAGAATGCCATGGAAGAAGGGGAGATGCTCTATGTGTTCGGATACAACCCCACCATATATCACCTCTCTGACAGGGACCCCCCGCCCGGTATGTATTACCTTTATCCCTACAAGGAGCACGTGAACGACATGGAGCAGGCAAGGACCGTGGAGATATTGCGCTCAAGCAGCGTAAAGACAGCCGTGGTGGACAACACACAGCAGTCGAGATATTTCAATCCCATAACATACAAATATCTGGAGAGCGAATACCGGAAAAGGGTCTCGTTCGGGCCCTTTGACGTGCTCACGAAGGAATAG
- a CDS encoding thiamine pyrophosphate-binding protein, producing the protein MILSDYIMKRLVEYGVRHIFTVTGGGAMYLNDAMQKCKEIEYVCNHHEQACAMAAEGYSRACEKMAVVQVTTGPGGTNAITGVLGQWTDSVPVLYISGQVKLETSVESCPDIGLRQLGDQEARIVNIVKPITKFAAVVKDPKDVRKLLEKAIYICTHGRPGPVWLDIPTNVQGALIDETKLVGYDEKEDEMKFDAGILKESVKKVVELIKASKRPVIIAGRGIRISGSHDIFMEIAENLGIPVLSTHNGYDIIYTEHPLSVGRIGIYGDRPGNFALQNSDLLISIGSRNNVKQVSYNWKCFARAAKKVFVDIDKSELEKPTISPDIAIHSDARDFLLELKSQLEKEKMPSFSGWLMWCIERKRRYPVVLPEYKKPGKFVNPYYFNQKVTECLKEGDIIVTGVGTSFFAVYQSAIVKKNQRFIWNTGCSAMGYDLPAAIGACVASGKEKDIVCLAGDGSIQLNIQELQTISFHKMPVKIFVYNNNGYVSMRQTQENFFDKRYIGCDKDSGVGFPDIRKVASAYNIPSELIKSHEDMGGKIMKVLEHRGPIICEVIMDPNCRFLPKITSRKSGGKFVSSPLEDMFPFLEREELKDNMLIPMWEEGE; encoded by the coding sequence ATGATATTATCCGACTACATTATGAAAAGGCTTGTCGAGTACGGGGTCAGGCATATTTTTACTGTAACTGGCGGCGGCGCCATGTACCTTAACGATGCCATGCAAAAATGCAAGGAAATAGAATACGTGTGCAACCACCACGAACAGGCGTGCGCTATGGCAGCAGAAGGTTACTCGCGGGCATGCGAAAAGATGGCAGTCGTCCAGGTGACGACTGGCCCAGGAGGCACCAATGCAATTACCGGGGTCTTGGGCCAGTGGACGGACTCCGTTCCTGTGCTGTATATCTCCGGCCAGGTGAAGCTGGAGACTTCTGTCGAGTCATGCCCGGATATAGGACTGAGGCAGCTCGGCGACCAGGAAGCAAGGATAGTGAACATAGTGAAGCCTATAACAAAATTTGCAGCCGTCGTGAAGGACCCCAAGGACGTCAGGAAACTCCTTGAGAAGGCGATATACATCTGCACGCACGGCAGGCCCGGACCCGTATGGCTTGACATACCGACAAATGTGCAGGGCGCGCTGATAGACGAAACAAAGCTTGTGGGGTATGACGAGAAGGAAGATGAGATGAAGTTCGATGCAGGCATCCTTAAGGAAAGCGTGAAGAAAGTCGTTGAGCTTATTAAGGCGTCCAAAAGGCCGGTAATCATAGCCGGCCGCGGGATAAGGATTTCAGGCTCGCACGATATCTTCATGGAAATCGCAGAGAATCTTGGAATCCCGGTCTTGTCCACGCATAACGGTTACGACATAATATATACCGAGCATCCTCTGTCGGTAGGGAGGATAGGTATATACGGCGACAGGCCGGGAAACTTTGCACTGCAGAATTCCGATTTATTGATATCAATAGGCTCCAGAAACAACGTGAAGCAGGTGAGCTACAACTGGAAATGCTTCGCAAGGGCCGCGAAAAAGGTTTTTGTTGACATAGACAAATCCGAGCTGGAGAAGCCTACGATAAGCCCTGATATTGCAATACATTCGGACGCCAGAGATTTTCTTCTGGAGCTCAAATCTCAGCTGGAGAAGGAAAAAATGCCTTCTTTCTCCGGATGGCTTATGTGGTGCATCGAAAGGAAAAGGCGCTACCCTGTTGTGCTTCCCGAATACAAGAAGCCGGGGAAGTTCGTCAACCCGTATTATTTCAACCAGAAGGTTACGGAATGCCTGAAAGAAGGCGATATAATAGTGACCGGCGTCGGCACGTCATTCTTTGCTGTCTATCAGTCGGCGATAGTGAAGAAAAATCAGAGGTTCATATGGAACACCGGATGCTCGGCTATGGGATACGACCTGCCGGCCGCCATAGGCGCATGCGTCGCGAGCGGAAAAGAAAAAGATATAGTATGCCTTGCAGGCGATGGAAGCATACAGCTGAACATCCAGGAGTTGCAGACAATTTCGTTCCACAAGATGCCGGTAAAGATTTTCGTCTACAACAACAACGGATACGTTTCCATGAGGCAGACGCAGGAGAATTTCTTTGACAAGAGGTACATAGGATGTGACAAGGACTCCGGTGTGGGCTTCCCTGACATCAGAAAAGTGGCATCTGCATACAACATACCGTCTGAATTGATAAAAAGCCATGAAGATATGGGAGGGAAAATAATGAAAGTTCTGGAGCACAGGGGCCCGATTATATGTGAGGTTATAATGGACCCAAACTGCAGGTTCCTGCCGAAAATAACGTCAAGAAAGTCAGGCGGCAAGTTCGTTTCGAGCCCTCTGGAAGACATGTTCCCCTTCCTGGAGCGCGAGGAGCTCAAGGACAACATGCTCATACCCATGTGGGAAGAAGGCGAATAG